Proteins co-encoded in one Candidatus Caldatribacterium sp. genomic window:
- a CDS encoding glycosyltransferase family 39 protein yields the protein MKGNRSYLFVFLLSAFFFFLALFRLGSREVPRTYWEPQGKGETVLVDLGGVREVGRISYFVALTRGETYLLEHSEDGTIWVKGPELKPDWVFRWEHVDGPFRARYFKVVAERPGGMLGEMAFFEEGDPRPLPLASYTPGGEPLFDEQHTAQYERSYLTGTYFDEIYHARTAFEHLHRLPPYEWTHPPLGKLIIALGIALFGMNPFGWRIMGVVFGTLLVPVVFSLSRLFMRDTYALFATALFTFDFMHFVQARIATIDTYVVFFILLAYLFLFRYFLRGSVSSLFFSGLFFGLGAATKWTAVYAGLGMAALFFAYHLRALKEGKVSFEIFSRRILPLSVLFFVIIPICLYFLSYIPYLLVPGYSFRDVLRYQVSMYRYHHDLKATHPFASPWWEWPVMARPIWLYKGEGLPKGYVASIVSFGNPALFWVGGITVLFALVTPKFWQRQGVLWILVAFFSQYLPWIFVPRITFIYHYYGCVPLLAVLLGVFFAWLEEENPRVRIWRWLLLGGAVGLFFLFYPILSGFPVSKLYVTRFLRWFPTWTFFSGGD from the coding sequence ATGAAGGGGAACCGAAGCTACCTGTTCGTTTTCCTTCTCTCGGCCTTCTTCTTTTTCCTTGCTCTCTTCCGTTTAGGGTCCCGGGAGGTTCCGAGGACCTACTGGGAGCCCCAGGGGAAAGGGGAGACTGTTCTTGTGGACCTTGGAGGAGTCCGCGAGGTTGGGAGGATTTCCTACTTTGTGGCCCTTACCCGAGGCGAGACGTACCTTCTTGAGCACTCCGAGGATGGTACGATCTGGGTAAAAGGACCAGAGCTCAAACCGGACTGGGTCTTCCGGTGGGAACACGTGGACGGACCCTTTAGGGCTCGGTACTTTAAGGTGGTGGCGGAAAGGCCCGGGGGGATGCTTGGAGAGATGGCCTTTTTCGAGGAGGGAGATCCTCGCCCTTTACCCCTTGCCTCTTATACCCCTGGTGGTGAGCCTCTTTTTGACGAGCAGCACACCGCTCAGTACGAGCGCTCGTACCTCACGGGAACGTACTTTGACGAGATCTACCATGCCCGTACTGCTTTTGAGCACCTCCACCGCCTCCCTCCTTACGAGTGGACTCATCCGCCTCTTGGGAAGCTCATTATCGCCCTGGGAATAGCTCTTTTTGGGATGAACCCCTTTGGGTGGCGGATCATGGGGGTAGTCTTTGGGACGCTTCTTGTCCCCGTGGTTTTCTCCCTTTCTCGGCTCTTTATGCGGGATACCTATGCCCTCTTTGCTACAGCGCTTTTCACTTTTGACTTCATGCACTTTGTCCAGGCCCGGATTGCCACCATCGATACCTATGTGGTCTTTTTCATCCTCTTGGCGTACCTCTTCCTCTTCCGGTACTTCCTGCGGGGGAGTGTCTCCTCCCTTTTCTTTTCAGGGCTTTTCTTCGGTCTTGGGGCTGCCACGAAGTGGACGGCGGTGTATGCCGGGTTGGGCATGGCGGCTTTGTTTTTTGCCTATCACTTGCGGGCGCTTAAGGAGGGTAAGGTGTCTTTTGAGATTTTTTCACGTCGCATCCTCCCTCTTTCGGTGCTCTTTTTCGTGATCATCCCGATTTGCCTCTACTTCCTCTCCTACATTCCGTACCTCCTTGTTCCTGGGTACTCCTTCCGGGATGTCCTCCGCTACCAGGTCTCCATGTACCGGTACCATCACGACCTCAAGGCTACCCATCCTTTCGCTTCCCCCTGGTGGGAGTGGCCAGTTATGGCCCGGCCCATCTGGCTCTACAAGGGGGAAGGGTTGCCAAAAGGGTACGTAGCGAGTATCGTTTCTTTCGGTAATCCTGCACTTTTCTGGGTGGGAGGGATTACGGTTCTTTTTGCCCTCGTAACACCAAAGTTTTGGCAAAGACAAGGGGTTTTGTGGATTCTCGTTGCCTTCTTTTCCCAGTACCTTCCCTGGATTTTTGTCCCCCGCATCACCTTTATCTACCACTACTACGGATGCGTCCCCCTTCTTGCGGTCCTCCTTGGGGTGTTCTTTGCCTGGCTTGAAGAAGAGAATCCTCGAGTTCGAATATGGCGGTGGTTACTCCTTGGGGGTGCGGTGGGGCTTTTCTTCCTCTTCTACCCTATTCTCTCCGGTTTCCCGGTGAGTAAGTTGTACGTTACTCGGTTTCTCCGCTGGTTCCCAACTTGGACCTTCTTCTCAGGGGGAGATTAG